The following is a genomic window from Rhodoferax sp. PAMC 29310.
TATATGCAGCAACTCCAGCAAGCGAGTCGACAAGCACTGCCAGCAAGGCCGTGGGAATGGCACCTGCAAGCATCATTCCGGTATCGTTCAAATCGATTCCCGTAAAGATCAATTCACCCAGTCCGCCCCCGCCAATCAGAAAGGCCAACGGCACTGTTCCGACGTTGATGGCGAGTGCTGTTCGTATCCCGGCAAACATGACATACAAGGAGTTGGGCAACTCCACTTGAAGCAAGATCTGTCGTGGCGTCATGCCTAGGCCATGCGCTGCCTCCAACATATGAGCTGGTACGGAGATGAGGCCCGAATACGCATTTCTTACGATGTACAACAAGGAGGCTAGCCAAAGGGCAAAAATGGCGGGGGTAGAGCCAATTCCCAGCAGCGTCATAGAAAGCGCAAGCACGGCAAGCGTTGGGATGGTGGTACTGATGTTCAGTATCTGCATCAGGCTCTCGGCCCAGCGTCGCATGGATGGCCGACTCAGGAGAATCCCAATTGGGATCCCTGTCAAGATGGCAAGGCCACCGGAGATCAAGGTGAGTTCGATGTGCTGTCCGGTCAGGTAAACAATATCGGACCAATACCGGCGCACCTCTTCAACCAACCCGAGTCGCTCTAGCCAGATTCCGACGGAGACTAATGCCGCAACGCCCACGAGGTAGACGCTACCAACACGACGCCACGCATTTGTTTTGCTAATGTCGGCCATGGCTAGTTGCTCACTGCCGCATCGCGGTAAGTTCGGCCAAGGAAGTGAGTGATGCCGCGTTGAGTGATATAGCCCTGGTAAAGCCCCTCGTCATTCACCACTGGCAGCCAAGTCAGATCATGGGTGAACATATAGGAAACCGCCGTTCTCAAATCGTCGGTTGACCGAACCACTGCCTTCAGGCCAGAGTGGTGGTTCTTGCAGACCCCCTGGGTGGCGTCACTGACGCTCTTGTAGACAACCCCTATTGCATGTCCGCTTTGCCCGACCAGAATGACATTCTCGTAGCCTGAGCTCTTCATTTGACGACTGGCGTCTTCAAGACTTTCCCCTTCAGTCACGCGCGGTGGCTGCGGGTCCATGACCTCGCCAACGCTAATCAGGCGAAGCCGCTTCAACGTCCTGTCATTGCCGACGAAGTCTGCAATAAAAGTGCTTGCGGGATGGGCGAGCACGTTGTCAGGTGTGTCAAATTGCTCAAGCTTGCCCGCTCTGAAGATGGCGATCTTGTTGCCCATCTTGACCGCTTCATCGATATCGTGACTGACAAACAGTATTGTTTTACCGAGCCTTTCTTGCATCTTGAGAAATTCATCCTGGATGATGGATCGGTTGATGGGATCGATGGCACCAAAGGGCTCATCCATCAACAACACAGGTGGGTCAGCCGCCAATGCCCGGGCGACCCCGATGCGCTGCTGCTGCCCTCCGGAAAGCTCTTTGGGGTAACGATTGAGGAAGATGGCCGGGTCAAGAGCAACCATCTCTAGCAACTCTTCGGCTCGCTTGCGAATCTTGGACTGATCCCATCCCAGCATGCGAGGCACGATACCGACGTTTTGCTCCACCGTCATATTTGGGAAAAGGCCGATCTGCTGGATGACATAGCCAATTTGGCGCCGCAAGGTGATCGTGTCGTAGTCCGTCGTGTCTTTTCCGTTCAGGAAAACCTTGCCAGAACTTGGCGCGATGATGCGATTGACCATTTTCAGGGTTGTTGTCTTCCCACACCCGGAGGGTCCAAGAAGTACACAGATTTCACCCTCTTTTACTTCCATGTTCACGTGATCAGCGGCGACCGCAGGACCTTGCCTGGCTTCAAAGATTTTGGTGAGGTTTTCGAGGCGAATCATGTTTTCGAAGCTCCTGGAGTTGAGCGTGGATTGGACTTGAGACCGACTGGAGTCATCCAGTTTTGCAGCCATAAAAGGAGGGAGTCTGCGAGTATTGCCAACAAGCTCACGGCCACCGCGCCGGTGATGAGTTGACGCGCGTCGGTTTGTGAAATGCCACGACTGATGAAGGTGCCCAATCCGCCAGCACCGATGTATGCGGCAATCGCCATGATGCCGATCGACAGAACAACCGCACTTCTCACCCCAGCCATGATGACAGGGAGGGCGATCGGCAACTCGACACTGATCAAGCGTTGAATGGCTGTCATGCCCATGCCGCGCGCAGCTTCACGAAGGGCGGGCTCAACGTTGTTAATCGCTGTGTAGGTGTTCCGAATGATTGGAAGTTGGGAGTAAAGAAGTACGGCGATGACCGCAGGGACATATCCAATACCATGCCCAAATTTCGACAGGACCGGAATCATGACTCCAAACATGGCAATGGACGGAATGGTCATGACGATTGCCGCGACATATAAAACGATGCTGGCAACTCTCTTGTTCTGAGTAATTGCGATGCCGATTGGAACCCCGGTCAGTATGGCAAGTCCGATCGCAACCCCGACCAACAGAACATGCTCACCCGTCCGTTTAAAGATCAGGTCGTAGTTTTCAACAACAAACAGCCAAGTTTCCAAGATGTCGTCTCCTATTTTTTACTGTGCCTATGCAATTGCAATAAGCACTTTGTACGCGTTCTTTTTTGCTGCGTCCTGTTTGAATCGTATTTCCCACCGGCTGGTGAATCGGCATGAAAATGGACGAATATGTGCCTGATTCGGACGAAGTATGGGTTTCGATATCCAAACAAAGATGAGACGGAGGTCAATTTGATGAAAGCGAACGCACTCGAGTCGGCTGCAGGTTATTTTTTATTGTCAGACTTCATCGTTGGGCGTTCGTGTAGCGAACTACCTCTTAAAACACACTGACATAGATGGCATAGGTCCATGTTTTTACGAAAAAAACCGAGCCTGGCATTCGGCGATTCGCAGGCATGATCAACGGCCACCAATAACGCCGATATCGGCGATCTAGCACAGCGTACGGCGGTTTTTGCGATCGCACTGGGTGGACTTCAGGATCGCCAGTAACGAGTACTCGCGAGTGCCTGCCATTGGGCGCTCAGCCAACCGTAACCTAAGGCCGCTTTGGGTCGGGAACTGCCAGAGGCGGCCGAAGTGTGACAGACCGCTTCGGGCCTCTTCCTGCTTTTCGAGTCCCGAAGCTGAACGTCAGCTTCTGGTCGTTGGCGGGTGCCGACGTTGACAAAATGGTCGCCATAAAGCCGCGTGCGATCCCTAGCTGCCAGCGGCTGCTATGGAGCAGGCAGATCGCAAATCTCTAAGACCGGAATCGCTGCTCAAGAGCCCTTCAGCCAAGAAAACCAGCGTACTCGGTTGAATGACTGCTCCCGATTTTTAGGGACTGAAAAATGCCCAAACTGGACCGGCATCGGGAATGACCGGAATGGAGAACTCGACGGAAATTTCCGGCTCACGATGAACGACCGATTACGCTGCATAGAAGCCCTTCATCTCTGCCCCGCCCATGCTTGCTTGCCCGAATGAATCGGCATAGCAACAAGGTGAGTTCGGAAAAATGGCGAGATCACGGGCGTCGCCTTCTTTCAGCCCACCACGAAGCATTTGCCCCACAAAACAGGCGAGCCAACGGGGCTGCCCCGGTGATCGCAACGCCGCCGTTTACGCCCACGGGCCTTTAGCGCCGATACAGCTTCCCCGGGTGGGTGCTTGATCTTCATGGTCAGGGTGGATTCGCCGCTCTCAATGGTCCGGGTACCTTCGACAAAAACCGATCACCTGTAACGACGCTTGATCTGCCAAGTGGGCGTCTGATAGGAGGGTGGTGACCTTGTAGATTGGGCGCAGGCCGCCGGCAAACCGATATTGCGGAGTCAATTCCACGAAGTTAGGTCAAGCTTCTTGATCAAGATTAAATTCAAATCAGCGAGACTAAATACTATAAGGGTATAAATTACTTTGGAAGACGCCATGAAAAATATGAACACGCTGGACCGGATCATTCGCCTGATACTCGGCGTGGCGTTGCTGGAGTTGGCTTACTTCTGGTTGGCTGGCGGTTGGCAAGTGGCCAGCTATGTCGGCGGTGCGATCATGGTCGGCACAGCAGCAATCAGCTTCTGTCCGCTGTATCGGCTGTTGGGTTTGAGCACGGTGTCGCGGCATCCAAAAACGTCTGGTACGGCGGTTTCAGTGGTCGCCGGTGTGCTGCTCGTCACGATGGTGGTCGGTGGAAGCTACGCCAGCGCGTTCTTCAGCCGCAAGCTGTTCTTGGAAGACTTCAACGCCATGAACAACTATTACAAGCAGACATTGTTCCTGACCGGCAAGAACGAGCGGGGGAAAGCCGTGGTCAACCTCAACAAATTGTTGCCTGCCTACCAACAGTTTCAAGACAAATACACGCGTTACCAGCCTTATGCCCTCAGGGGTGACCCACAGTTAACGTCCGACTTGGCGCAGGTGGCGACACTCTTCAAAGAGGTGGCGCCTCTGGTTCATACAGGCGATCTGCATCAAGCCCACCTGGATCTGGAAAAGGTTCGTCCTGTGTTCCAGGAGATGTTCAAACGCAATGGGTTTTCGATGCTGGCTGTGGCGCTGGTGGATTTTCACGACGCCATGGAAACCGTGCTGGATGCGGCCAACCAAAAAGACCCGACCAAGTTGATCGGGCTCTACCCGGCAGTTAGCGGCAAGCTGAAGGTGGTCGAAGCAGAGCTCAATGATGCTGAGATTCAGGACATACGGACCAACCTGGATGAGCTGCTGAGCCTGTCCAAGGCGCCTCACAGCGAGGCCCTGCCCGCAAAAGGTGACGCGTTGAAGTCCAGCTTCGTCAAGGTTTATTTGAAGCGGGGTTGACGGCATGCGCTGGCGCAAATTGACGCCAACCTGGCGGCGCAGGCTGATTGTTCTAGCGGTCGTCGTGGGTTTGGCCCTGTCTTCAATTTTTGGCTACCGGGCCATTCGCATCTTCGACTACCACCAACGCGTGGCGCGGGGCGAGATTCAGGTCGAGTCGCTGCGCGGCTGGATGACACTGCCCTATGTCGCCCAGCGATACAAGGTGCCGGAGCCGGCGTTGCGCGACGCCTTGGGCTTGCCGCCGACGGGGCACGACGAGCGCAACCTGAGTGACTGGTTCCGTGCGGAGCAGATTGAACCTGGCGCAGGGCGAAAAATCATTGAGTCGCTGATTTTGTCCAGGCCGAAGCCAGCGGGAACCGCGCCGCCGTGAGCAGCATCAGCGACCTCCTACTCACTGCCTTGCTGAATCAGGGCAATTTGCTTCTGGGAGGCACACTTTTTTTGGAGGCGCTGGGAATTCCGCTGCCGGCCAGCATGTTGGTCATCGCAGCGGGGGCCTTCACACGCCAGGGCGTGCTGGGGTGGGAGGGAGCGGCTACCTCTGCACTGCTGGGCGCAGTCGCTGGGGATGGATGCAGCTACTTGGTCGGGCGCTATGGGCTTGAACGATTGTCGACACGCTTACAGAGCACCGTGCGCGCCTCTACGACCGCCCAGCGGTTTGCCCGCTGGGGTGGATGGAGCGTTTTTGTGACCCGCTTTCTCCTGACACCGATGGCCCTGCCGGTGAATCTGCTCGCCGGCTCGACCCGTTACCCCTGGCCTCGATTCATGACCGCCGTTCTGGCAGGTGAGTTGGCTTGGGTGGCGCTTTATGGCGGGCTGGGCTACCTGTTCGCAGACCAATGGGAAAGCATCAGCCAGCTCGTAAGCGACTTTGTGGGGCTATTGCTGGGTCTGGCTTTGACACTGGTTGGCGTCATGCTGGCATGGCTTCGCCAGAAACGCCCCCGGGGGGGGAAACCAGGGCAAAAATTAACGCCCCGCCTCGGTTTTCAAAAATTGACCCGTTAAGCCCACTGACCTTGGCCCGCACTGCCCACCAGGCGTCGAGCTTGGTGCTGACGTCGCTTTCGATGCGGTTGCGTTTGATCTTCATGGTCGGGGTGAGCGGGCAGTTCTGAAAACTCTACGGCCACAGTCTGGATTTGGCCGCCTTTCACTTTCGACCCTTCAGCAACCTTCAAAGGAATAGAGTTGCCGCCGCCCAGCTGACTGTGACACCAAGGTAGCCAAGTGCAGCATGAACCCCAGCAAGGACGCTACCAGGTGCGTCGTGTCGTCACGCCCCGGCGCCTGTAACGCTGGGTTGACACCAGCACTCGCTAGTTGCATGCTGCAATGAGCCAGCAGCGAAAGGGCCTCATGGACATCACCATTTATTACGCCACCAACCGCGCTCACGAAGGCGCTAAACGCTTCAAGCCCGACCGCTATGGCACGGGCTTTTCCAGCGATGGCATGGAGAACCTTCGTTTCGGTCGCGTCAGCTTTCACGCCGACACGGCGCGCGTATCGGCCTTGCTGGATCAGGACCGGCCGCACACGGGCCGCGGCGACGGCGAAGCTCTGCAGGACTATTTTTCATCATGTGTGAAGCAGTCGCAGCGCATAGAGGCCTACGAAGAATCGATCCCCGACGCCGGCTTGAGCGAGGTGGGGCAGAAAAAGGTGCTGCTTGGGTCGAAGGCCATGTTCGCAGACCTACAGGGCGACATGCAGCAGGGTCGCGACATGATGGTGCTAATCCACGGCTACAACGTAAGCTGGGAGGAAGCGGTTGGCACCGCAGCAGCGCTGGAGGCAACGATGAACCGCCCCGATACCGTGGCAAGCGGCTCGTCCGTTCACATCGTGACGCCGACGCAGGCCGTTCGTGTCGTGCTGTTCACCTGGCCGTCGAACGGCCAAGCTTTGCCCTTCGTCAGTTACAAGAGCGACCGCGGTGATGCCGCGGGCTCCTCAGGCGCAATCGGCCGGGGCCTGCTGAAGGTGCGCGACTTCCTGCATGAGCTGGGACGCGAAGTTCGGACCGACAACATCAAGGTGAAGAGGCTGCGCAAGACACTGGAGGAGCAAGGCATGCGCCCGAGCGAGATCGACCGCGCGGTGGCGCAGCTGGAGGCCACCGAGGTCTGCGGACGTAACATCCACCTTCTGGCGCATTCGATGGGCAACTTCGTCCTGCAACATGCCCTGGACCGATTGTGGGAATTCACGCCCGGCACTGCGCTTCCGAGGCTGTTTGACCGTGTTTTCCTGTGTGCCGCCGACGTTGACGACGATGTGCTTGACATCGGCAAGGCGATGGAGCAGGTACACCAAGTGGCCAATGTGGTGTCTATTTATCACAACCCAAACGACAACGCCCTGCGCGTGTCCGACTACACCAAGGCCAACCCCGACCGGCTGGGCCAGCGTGGCGCCGCCAGGCCGCAGGGGCTCCACAAAAAAATGTTGCAGGTGGATTGCAGTGCATTGGTGACCGGTCTGACGCAGCACAGTTATTACACCAACGGCCGAATTGCGCGCGACATCCGGTTGTCCTTGCAAGGCCTGCCGCCCGAGGCACCGGCGCGCGGCCTCAACAGGCAGGCCGGGGCGCCGAACATGTGGCGTTTTTAGTGGCTGACCGGCGTCGTTCTTGTATCGATGCACCAACTGGTTCGGCTTGAGGTCGCTGTGAAGTCTGCCAAGACCGTGACAGCGGGGCACGGCAGGACCAACAAACGGTGTAGCCTTGAACGCCCATGAGTGCCATGAATCCAGAAACGGCGCCGCAATCTAGACGAGGCCCTTCTGCTACAAATTCAGAAGTAGCTCCGAAGGGGCGATGAGGCCGAGAGGCATAGAAGGCTTAAAAATTCCTGCCGGGCTATGGCGAGCATCGACTCCATGTTCGCCCAGTCACCAAAACATGCATTCGTGACTCAGGGCCACAACCCGCGCAGTGACTTTATTGGGTTTACAGGTTGGCGCGACCTGTCATCGGCGCCGTCATGGGCGGTTTTCGCAGCTATTCACCCTTTCGACATTGTTGGATTTTCGAGCCTTGGTTGCCTTTTTATAAGGTGTATTTAACATATACCTAAAGGAGCACTCCATGAACTCAATCACATTGACACCCGCAGCCGCCAAACAGATCCGTTCGCAGATTGCCAAAAACGGTGGCGGAATCGGGTTGCGCGTTGGACTCAAACCGGTGGGTTGCTCTGGCTATGCCTACACCTACCAATTGGCCGACGAGGTGCGCGACACCGATCAGCGCATTGAGGCCCATGGGGTCACATTGCTGGTCGCCACCGAAGACCTGTACTGCATGGCGGGTGCGTGCCTTGACTTCGTCACTGAGGGGCTCAAACAGAGCTTCCAGTTTGACAACCCCAATGTGGGCCACGCCTGTGGTTGCGGCGAGAGCGTCAACTTCAAGACAGCCGCTGCCCAAGGAGGGACAGCATGAGTGCCGTTCTGCAAAACCTGGTCAACCAGCCCTACAAACATGGCTTTGTCACTGACATCGAATCGGAGGTGGCGGCCAAAGGCCTGAGCGAAGACACCATTAGGCTAATCTCGTCCAAAAAGAACGAGCCCGATTGGTTGCTTGAATTCCGCCTGAAGGCGTTTCGCCACTGGCTGACCATGACCGAGCCCGAGTGGGCCAATGTCAAGTATCCAAAAATCGATTTTCAGGCCATCAGCTACTACGCGGCGCCCAAGTCCAAACCGAAGCTCAAGAGCATGGACGAAGTGGACCCGGAGTTGCTGCGCACCTTCGAGAAGCTGGGCGTGCCGATGCACGAGCGCGCGGCGCTGGCAGGCGTGGCGGTGGATGTGATTTTCGACAGCGTCTCGGTGACCACCACCTACAAGGCCAAGTTGGCCGAGGTCGGTATTATTTTTGGTTCCATCTCCGAGGCGGTGCAAACCCACCCCGAACTGGTTAAGAAGTACCTTGGCAGCGTCGTGCCGTCGGCCGACAACTATTACGCGGCGCTCAACTCTGCCGTATTCACCGATGGGTCGTTTTGTTTCATTCCCAAGGGCGTGAAGTGCCCAATGGATTTGTCAACCTACTTTCGCATCAATACCCAAGACAGCGGCCAGTTTGAGCGGACCCTGATCGTGGCCGAAGACGGCGCCTCGGTGTCCTATCTGGAGGGCTGTACCGCGCCGCAGTTTGACACCAATCAGTTGCACGCTGCCGTGGTCGAACTGGTGGCACTGGACAACGCCGACATCAAATACTCCACCGTTCAAAACTGGTACGCAGGGGATGAGAACGGTATCGGTGGCATCTACAACTTCGTCACCAAACGCGGCCTGTGCCGGGGCGTGAACTCACGCATTTCCTGGACCCAGGTGGAGACCGGCTCGGCCATCACCTGGAAGTACCCTTCGTGCATTTTGCTGGGCGACAACTCGGTGGGCGAGTTCTATTCGGTGGCGGTAACCAACCACCACCAACAGGCCGATACCGGAACCAAGATGATCCACATCGGCAAAAACACCCGCAGCACCATCGTCAGCAAGGGCATTTCAGCGGGTCAGTCGAGCAACAGCTACCGCGGCCTGGTGAAGGTGATGCCGGGCGCGACAGGCGCGCGCAACTACTCACAGTGCGACTCGATGCTGGTGGGCACCCGGTGCAGCGCCAACACCTTCCCGTACATACAGGTGCGCAACCCAAGCGCCCAGGTGGAGCACGAAGCGTCCACCTCCAAAATTGGCGAAGACCAGATGTTCTATTTCGCGCAACGCGGCATCGGGGCGGAAGAAGCGGTCTCCATGATCATCAATGGTTTTTGCAAGGATGTGTTTCAACAGTTGCCGATGGAGTTTGCAGTTGAAGCCACCAAATTACTCGGATTCAAATTGGAAGGGAGCGTCGGATGATTATTGAAAATAGCCCCACATTGCTGGAGGCGCGCAACCTGTGCGCAAGCGTCAACGGGACCGCGATTCTCAAAGACCTCAACTTCACCGTCAAGCGCGGCGAAGTGCACGCCATCATGGGGCCCAATGGCTCGGGCAAGAGCACTTTCGCGAAAGTGTTGGCCGGCCACACGGCCTATCAGGTGACGGGCGGCGAGGTGCTGTTTCAGGGCAAAAACCTGCTGGAACTGTCACCTGAAATGCGCGCCCGTGCGGGAGTTTTTCTGGCATTCCAGTACCCGATCGAGATTCCCGGTGTGGGCAACAGCCAGTTCTTGCGACTGGCCTACAACACAATTCAGGCCGAGCGCGGGCAGGAGGAACTGGACCCCTTGGAATTTGACGACCTGGTGCGCGAGAAGATGAAGCTGTTGGAGATGAGCCCTGAGTTTTTGGAGCGCAGCGTCAACGAAGGCTTTTCCGGTGGTGAGAAAAAACGCAACGAGATTTTGCAAATGGCACTGCTGGAGCCCAGCCTCGCCATCCTGGATGAAACGGATTCCGGCCTGGACATCGACGCGCTGCGGGTGGTGTCGCAAGGCGTCAATCACCTGGCTAACAAGGATAACGCCATTGTGCTGGTCACGCACTACCAGCGCCTGCTGAACTACATCGTGCCCGACTACGTGCATGTGATGAGCGGAGGTCGCATCATTCGCACCGGCGGCAAGGAGTTGGCGCTGGAATTGGAAGAACGCGGCTACGACTGGATCGAGGCCGAAGCCGAGGCTGCGGGAGCCGTAGCATGAGCACCGGCACTACCATAGTGAAGGAGCGAGGGGTTCTGGACAGCCTGCTGGCGGCGCTGGCGCTACCGCCGGGCAGCGCCTCGACACCCAAGCAGCCGGACTGGCTCATCGTCCTGCGCGCCCAGGCGCTGGAGCGGGTGGGTGCACTCACGCTGCCCAGCACACACGACGAGGCCTGGCGCTTCACCAGCTTGGCCGCCTTTTCTCGCCAGACCTTTCATCCGCTGAAAACGCCAACCCCAGTGCAGCCCAAGGACATCGCGCATCTGCACATCGAGGAGGTAACGACGCGGCTGGTGTTTGTTGACGGCGTGCATGCGCCGCAGCTGTCCAGTCTCTCGCCGGATGGCGACCTCGTTCTCGGCACGCTTGCCACCCTGCTGCCCCTCCAGGCCGCTGCCATTCAGGCGCATTTGGGCCAGCTTGCCGCCAGCAACAATGCGTTGTTTGCGGCCCTCAACACCGCTTTTCTGCAGGACGCGGCTGTGCTGATCGTGCCGCGCGATACCGCGCTGGCAGCGCCGGTGCATCTGCTCTTCATTTCAACGCAAGCCGACGTTGCCAGTCATCCGCGGCTATTGGTCGCGGCCGGGGCCGGCAGCAAGGCGACGGTGATTGAAGACTACGTCGCCTTGCACGAAGGCACTTACTTCACCAACGCAGTGGCCGAAGTCGCCGTGGGCGCGAACGCCCAACTGGACCACGTGCGCCTGCAGCGCGAGAGCACACAGGCCTTTCACATGGCCAGTTGCGCCGTGTCGCTCGCGGCCTCCAGCCGCTACCACTCGGTCAGCATAGCCTTGGGCGGGCAGATTTCAAGGCTCGACCTGAACGCGACCCAGACCGCCGAGGGTTCGGAGTGCGTGCTGGACGGTCTGGCCTTGATTGGCGGCGAGCAAACGGCCGATACCCACACCTTTATTGACCACGCCAAGCCCCATGGGGTGAGCCGCCAATTGCACAAATGCATTGTGGGTGGCCACGCGCATGCGGTGTTCAACGGCCAGGTGATGGTGCGCCCCGGGGCGCAAAAAACCGATTCTGCCCAGTCCAGCCGTAACCTGCTGCTCTCTGGAAAAGCGGTGGTCGACACCCAGCCGCAGCTTGAGATTTTTGCCGATGACGTGAAGTGCACGCACGGCGCCACCGTCGGCCAACTGGACAGCGATGAAGTGTTCTACCTGCAAAGCCGCGGCTTGTCCGAGCACGTGGCGCGCAATCTGCTGACCTACGCTTTTGGCGCTGAAGTCATCGACCGTATTCCGGTTGCGTCACTGCGCCGGCAGCTTGAGCAGACGGTCCTTGAACAAACCACGGACCAGCCATGAACGCCCTGCCAACCTCGCCCCCAACCAGCAAACCCGCCGCGTTTGACGTAGCCCGTATTCGCCAGGACTTTCCGATCCTCAAACTCTCGGTGGCGGGCAAACCACTGGTCTACCTGGACAACGCCGCTTCGAGCCAGATGCCGCAAGCCGTGATCGACCGTATGGTGCGTTACCAGACCAGCGAACACGCCAACATTCACCGCGCCGTGCATTACCTGTCCGAGACGGCGACTGCAGCTTACGAGGCGGCGCGAGTCAAGCTGCAGCGTTTTATCAACGCCAGTGAAGCACGCGAAGTGATCTTCACCAGCGGCACCACCGAGAGCATCAATCTGGTCGCGCAGGGATGGGGGCGCCAGAACATCAAGGCCGGCGACGAGATCATTTTGACGGTGCTGGAGCACCACTCGAACATCGTGCCATGGCAAATGCTGGCGCTGGAGAAAGGTGCCACGATTCGTGTGGTGCCCATGAACGACGCGGGCGAACTGCAGTTGGACCAATACGAGGCGCTGTTCAATGAACGCACTCGCCTGGTGAGCGCGGGCCATGTCTCGAATGCGCTGGGCAGCATCAACCCG
Proteins encoded in this region:
- the sufD gene encoding Fe-S cluster assembly protein SufD, encoding MSTGTTIVKERGVLDSLLAALALPPGSASTPKQPDWLIVLRAQALERVGALTLPSTHDEAWRFTSLAAFSRQTFHPLKTPTPVQPKDIAHLHIEEVTTRLVFVDGVHAPQLSSLSPDGDLVLGTLATLLPLQAAAIQAHLGQLAASNNALFAALNTAFLQDAAVLIVPRDTALAAPVHLLFISTQADVASHPRLLVAAGAGSKATVIEDYVALHEGTYFTNAVAEVAVGANAQLDHVRLQRESTQAFHMASCAVSLAASSRYHSVSIALGGQISRLDLNATQTAEGSECVLDGLALIGGEQTADTHTFIDHAKPHGVSRQLHKCIVGGHAHAVFNGQVMVRPGAQKTDSAQSSRNLLLSGKAVVDTQPQLEIFADDVKCTHGATVGQLDSDEVFYLQSRGLSEHVARNLLTYAFGAEVIDRIPVASLRRQLEQTVLEQTTDQP